One part of the Anopheles merus strain MAF chromosome 3L, AmerM5.1, whole genome shotgun sequence genome encodes these proteins:
- the LOC121599995 gene encoding uncharacterized protein LOC121599995 produces the protein MDQSSAVGATTISSSSLSTTSNVLTHAPDASHSSDMECIDENVIIDEITEAEPTSVTLRFCKRKFLRPYVIILAIAGLRPSSSDVEFLGRWVGHLQTFLVLLLLIVGYMLQFLCGFRRDHGIIEPIQPLPITTTPGWTTTTTTIPDVVKQSPNWTGTGEETSDFLTESGNVTKNLNREPGHLGLLASGEAIFIYLVPALLHLNGFILAVFIYRFADNEQLQNLIERVFILSSNPRRLVLTLWLYFGLGLVWLGVSIAYVTLIGIDGVTVFERFLSFGWTGGLARWTHTGELLRALLSVTLFLHDLLQMVVIVSYSLMCYMLRCYLKALKEKLLLHTIEPLNWMREICEFRKLLHHLNTKISLPVASLTVLNLSYTVSSVAHLFHNMTACPINIFTASLANILLWLVIALVPFFQAASLTVTCRQTQSCGHLISIRPFVHRNTSSEDLNTVLLYASSLKMSAKLFRMPVSAHYLCFLVLVCFIGVLTFGMCLNISLGRL, from the exons ATGGATCAGTCCTCGGCGGTTGGAGCCACGACAATTTCGTCCTCGTCTCTCTCGACCACCTCCAACGTGCTGACACACGCGCCGGACGCTTCACACAGCAGCGATATGGAGTGCATCGATGAGAATGTGATC ATTGACGAAATTACCGAAGCTGAGCCTACGTCTGTTACGCTGCGGTTCTGCAAACGTAAG TTTCTTCGTCCATATGTGATAATACTTGCCATTGCTGGACTACGCCCCAGTTCCAGCGATGTTGAATTTCTTGGTCGTTGGGTAGGACATCTACAAACTTTCTTAGTGTTGCTACTACTCATCGTTGGATACATGCTgcagtttttgtgtggtttcaG ACGTGATCATGGGATCATAGAACCAATCCAACCTTTACCCATCACCACAACCCCAGGATGGACGACAACCACAACAACGATACCAGACGTTGTTAAACAATCACCGAACTGGACTGGAACTGGAGAAGAAACGTCAGATTTCTTAACGGAGAGCGGCAATGTAACCAAAAACCTGAACCGAGAACCTGGACACCTTGGACTCCTAGCCTCGGGTGAAGCAATCTTCATTTATCTTGTCCCTGCTTTGCTACATCTGAACGGATTCATATTAGCGGTATTTATCTATCGCTTTGCTGATAATGAACAGTTGCAGAACCTCATCGAACGG GTCTTTATCCTCAGCAGCAATCCGCGCCGGTTAGTGTTGACACTTTGGCTCTACTTTGGGCTGGGACTGGTTTGGttgggcgtctccatcgcgTACGTTACGCTGATCGGAATCGATGGAGTCACCGTTTTCGAGCGATTTTTATCGTTTGGATGGACCGGTGGGTTGGCACGATGGACACATACAGGCGAGCTATTAAGGGCGCTGCTCTCGGTTACACTGTTTCTCCATGATCTCCTACAGATGGTAGTGATTGTGAGTTATAGCTTGATGTGTTATATGCTGCGATGCTATTTAAAGGCGCTGAAGGAAAAGCTGCTACTGCACACGATCGAACCACTGAACTGGATGCGg GAAATCTGCGAGTTCCGGAAGCTTCTTCACCATCtaaacacaaaaatctcaCTACCGGTGGCCAGCCTGACCGTGCTTAACCTCAGCTACACGGTGTCGAGCGTGGCGCATCTGTTCCACAACATGACGGCCTGTCCGATTAACATATTCACCGCGAGTCTCGCCAACATTCTGCTCTGGCTGGTCATCGCACTGGTGCCGTTCTTTCAG GCCGCCAGCCTAACCGTCACCTGCCGCCAAACGCAATCCTGCGGCCATCTGATAAGCATTCGCCCGTTCGTTCACCGTAACACGTCGTCCGAGGATCTGAACACGGTGCTGCTGTACGCGTCCTCGCTGAAGATGTCAGCCAAATTGTTCCGGATGCCCGTCAGCGCCCACTATCTGTGCTTTCTCGTGCTCGTCTGCTTCATCGGCGTGCTGACGTTCGGAATGTGCCTCAACATATCGCTCGGTCGGCTCTAG